The Exiguobacterium aurantiacum DSM 6208 genome includes a window with the following:
- a CDS encoding DegT/DnrJ/EryC1/StrS family aminotransferase, with protein MSLKTQVSTDKRILLASPHMSDEGYEQEYVKEAFDTNWIAPLGSNVDGFERELAEKVNVNAAAALSSGTAAIHLALKAAGVGAGDIVFCSTLTFSATANPIIYQGATPVFIDSDYKTWNMDPLALESAFEKYPHVKAVLVVHLYGLAADMDRIMEICSKHNVIVIEDAAESLGSFYKGRPTGAIGQFGIYSFNGNKIITTSGGGMLVSNDEIAVEKTRFWATQSRDQARHYQHSELGFNYRMSNVVAGIGRGQLKVLEQRVQRKKEIFKFYKNALAEIEDITFMPVNDWDQPNYWLSCATIEGDISPYSVMDALEGENIESRPVWKPMHLQPYFEQYDYVGADVSKTLFEKGICLPSDTKMSNEDLKRIVEIIKGLWT; from the coding sequence ATGAGCTTAAAAACCCAAGTAAGTACGGACAAGCGTATCTTGTTAGCATCGCCTCATATGAGTGATGAAGGATATGAACAAGAATATGTAAAAGAAGCGTTTGACACGAATTGGATTGCTCCACTTGGTTCGAATGTCGATGGATTCGAACGTGAGTTGGCTGAAAAAGTAAATGTGAACGCTGCAGCGGCGTTAAGTTCTGGTACTGCTGCGATTCACTTAGCACTTAAAGCAGCTGGCGTGGGTGCAGGGGATATCGTTTTCTGTTCAACATTGACGTTCTCTGCTACCGCTAATCCAATCATTTATCAAGGTGCCACACCTGTGTTCATTGACAGTGATTATAAAACATGGAATATGGATCCTCTTGCGCTAGAATCAGCTTTCGAGAAATATCCACATGTTAAAGCTGTTCTGGTTGTCCATTTATACGGTCTCGCAGCTGACATGGATCGAATTATGGAAATTTGTTCTAAACACAATGTCATAGTCATTGAAGATGCAGCAGAAAGTTTGGGCAGCTTCTACAAAGGACGTCCGACCGGTGCAATTGGTCAGTTTGGGATTTATTCATTCAATGGGAATAAGATAATAACAACTTCAGGTGGGGGTATGCTTGTATCAAATGATGAAATTGCTGTTGAAAAAACTCGTTTTTGGGCGACTCAGTCACGCGATCAAGCACGTCACTATCAACATAGTGAATTAGGATTTAATTACCGGATGAGTAATGTTGTTGCTGGAATTGGTAGAGGGCAGTTAAAGGTGCTTGAACAACGTGTCCAGCGCAAAAAAGAGATTTTTAAGTTCTATAAAAATGCTCTTGCAGAGATCGAAGACATTACATTCATGCCAGTGAATGATTGGGATCAACCAAACTATTGGTTATCATGCGCAACGATTGAAGGCGATATTTCACCTTATAGTGTTATGGATGCATTAGAAGGTGAAAACATCGAATCTCGTCCCGTTTGGAAGCCGATGCATTTGCAACCTTACTTCGAACAGTACGATTACGTCGGAGCAGACGTTTCTAAAACCTTGTTTGAAAAAGGTATCTGTTTACCGTCAGATACGAAGATGAGCAACGAAGATTTAAAACGTATCGTAGAAATTATTAAAGGATTATGGACTTGA
- a CDS encoding sugar transferase, with amino-acid sequence MNKNSFYEQFFKRPFDLLISLIALLVLSPIIIVIGLLVRTKLGSPILFSQTRPGLHGKLFKIYKFRTMTDLKDENGNLLSDEIRLTSFGRFLRSTSLDELPGLINIVKGDMSLIGPRPLLVEYLPLYSKEQAKRHTVRPGLSGLAQVNGRNLLTWEEKFNLDVKYVQNVSFMGDIKLIFLTLKKVALKEGISATDHVTVEPFKGSE; translated from the coding sequence ATGAATAAAAATAGTTTTTACGAGCAATTTTTTAAACGACCTTTTGATTTGCTGATTTCACTGATTGCACTACTTGTTCTAAGTCCAATCATTATTGTGATTGGACTTCTAGTACGCACAAAATTAGGTAGTCCGATTTTGTTTTCACAAACTCGCCCTGGATTACATGGGAAGTTGTTTAAAATTTATAAGTTTAGGACTATGACAGATTTAAAAGATGAAAACGGAAATTTGCTTTCAGATGAAATTCGTTTAACGTCTTTTGGTCGGTTTTTACGTTCTACATCATTAGATGAGCTACCTGGATTAATTAATATTGTCAAAGGTGATATGTCTTTGATTGGGCCTCGTCCGCTATTGGTTGAGTATTTGCCGCTCTATTCAAAGGAGCAAGCAAAACGTCATACCGTTCGACCGGGCCTGTCTGGGCTTGCGCAAGTGAATGGTCGCAATCTATTGACTTGGGAAGAGAAGTTTAACTTAGACGTAAAATATGTTCAGAATGTTAGTTTCATGGGGGATATAAAGCTGATTTTTTTGACATTAAAAAAGGTGGCTTTGAAAGAAGGAATTAGTGCAACAGACCACGTTACAGTAGAACCTTTTAAAGGGAGCGAATAA
- a CDS encoding acetyltransferase — translation MKKLLIIGASGHGKVVANIAHDCGDWNEISFLDDDLNKVGSSLIGFNIIDTTANLELYIDDYEFVVGIGDAYVREEVTHKLLEMGAYLSTLIHPSAVIGLDVKIDQGTVLMPMCVVNSSSTIGLGCIINTGSTVDHDCELGAFVHVSPGSTIAGTVKIGSRTWIGTGARIINNLSVFQDCTIAAGAVVVKSINSPGLYIGIPAREVIK, via the coding sequence TTGAAAAAGTTATTAATTATAGGGGCAAGTGGTCATGGCAAAGTGGTGGCTAACATAGCGCACGATTGTGGAGATTGGAATGAAATATCATTTCTTGATGACGATTTGAATAAGGTAGGTAGTAGTCTCATAGGGTTTAATATTATTGATACAACAGCAAACTTAGAATTGTACATCGATGACTATGAGTTTGTGGTAGGAATTGGGGATGCGTATGTTCGAGAAGAAGTCACACATAAGTTATTGGAAATGGGTGCGTATTTGTCTACATTGATTCATCCATCTGCCGTAATTGGTCTTGACGTTAAAATAGATCAAGGTACTGTTCTTATGCCTATGTGTGTTGTTAACTCATCGTCTACTATAGGGCTAGGTTGTATTATAAACACCGGTTCAACAGTTGATCATGATTGTGAGTTAGGGGCCTTTGTCCATGTATCTCCGGGGTCTACAATCGCTGGAACTGTAAAAATAGGCAGTAGAACTTGGATTGGAACAGGCGCAAGAATTATAAATAATTTAAGTGTTTTTCAAGATTGCACAATCGCAGCAGGTGCTGTAGTAGTAAAAAGTATCAATAGTCCTGGACTGTATATAGGTATTCCGGCAAGGGAAGTAATAAAATGA
- a CDS encoding glycosyltransferase family 4 protein — protein sequence MNILFLTLLDFDSLEEQGIYTDLMREFALNNHEVYIVSPVEKKTQQNTYLINEKNVKILKVKIGNVQKTNMMEKGISLLLLNRKFKNSIREYFSGVKFDLIIYATPPITLVNTIKYIVKRDRAKSYLLLKDIFPQNAVDLEMISKKGLSRFIYSYFRWKEKELYKISDYIGCMSLANVKYILKENKTVDSDKVEICPNTISPLNIDISDVDKMKIKQKYKLPLNKTIFIYGGNLGKPQGIDFIIECLRKNEENDNSFILIIGSGTEYNKLHKIFEQEDFNNAKLMHGLPKHEYEMLASSCDVGLVFLDHRFTIPNFPSRILSYMQASMPIIVSSDGNTDVGKIATEGKFGYSCSSQDIEGFNVLLGRLNSKALRTKMGKNSRQYLENNYNSKVSYSIIMKHFMGSESV from the coding sequence ATGAATATTCTATTTCTTACATTGTTAGATTTTGATTCATTAGAAGAGCAAGGTATATATACAGATTTGATGAGAGAGTTTGCATTAAATAATCATGAAGTTTATATTGTTTCTCCAGTTGAAAAAAAGACACAACAGAATACTTATTTAATTAATGAAAAAAACGTAAAGATATTAAAAGTGAAAATTGGAAATGTGCAAAAAACTAATATGATGGAAAAAGGGATTTCTTTATTACTTTTAAATCGAAAATTTAAAAATTCCATAAGAGAGTATTTTAGCGGTGTTAAATTTGATTTGATAATTTATGCTACTCCACCAATTACTCTAGTAAACACTATCAAATATATTGTTAAACGTGATAGAGCAAAATCTTATTTACTGTTAAAAGATATTTTCCCTCAAAACGCTGTTGATTTAGAAATGATATCTAAAAAAGGTTTAAGTAGATTCATTTATTCCTACTTCAGGTGGAAAGAAAAAGAATTATATAAGATTTCAGACTATATAGGTTGTATGTCACTAGCGAATGTAAAGTATATTTTAAAAGAAAATAAAACAGTAGATTCTGATAAAGTTGAAATTTGTCCTAATACAATTTCACCGTTAAACATAGATATTAGCGATGTTGATAAAATGAAGATTAAACAAAAGTATAAACTACCTTTAAATAAGACAATTTTTATTTACGGAGGTAATTTAGGAAAACCGCAAGGAATTGATTTCATCATTGAATGTTTAAGGAAGAATGAGGAGAATGATAATTCATTTATATTAATTATTGGTTCTGGTACCGAATATAATAAACTGCATAAAATATTTGAACAAGAAGATTTTAATAATGCTAAATTGATGCATGGACTTCCTAAACATGAATATGAAATGTTAGCTAGTTCGTGTGATGTGGGATTGGTATTTTTGGACCATCGCTTTACAATCCCAAATTTCCCGTCAAGAATTTTATCTTATATGCAAGCATCGATGCCAATCATAGTTTCTTCTGATGGAAATACTGATGTAGGGAAAATTGCAACAGAAGGTAAATTTGGATATAGTTGTTCGAGTCAGGATATAGAAGGGTTTAATGTATTGCTGGGGCGACTAAATAGCAAAGCGCTCAGAACAAAAATGGGTAAAAATTCTCGTCAATATCTAGAAAATAATTATAACTCTAAAGTAAGTTATTCGATTATAATGAAGCATTTTATGGGAAGTGAGAGTGTTTAA
- a CDS encoding polysaccharide biosynthesis protein, translating into MFKNKSLLITGGTGSFGNAVMERFLETDIKEVRIFSRDEKKQEDMRKKYQNEKLKFYIGDVRDQNSVKNAMYGVDYVFHAAALKQVPSCEFFPLEAVKTNVLGTENVLNAAIEIGVKKVICLSTDKAAYPINAMGISKAMMEKVFVAKARTIDSTQTLICGTRYGNVMASRGSVIPLFIDQIKKGEPLTVTDPNMTRFLMSLEEAVELVVFAFNNAVAGDIMVQKSPASTVGDLAIALKELFEVDNEIKVIGTRHGEKAFETLLTREEHIVADDMGDFYRVPADTRDLNYDKYFSEGDQQLTQEGEYNSNNTERLSIEQIKQRLLTLDYVKTELEKRVKA; encoded by the coding sequence ATGTTTAAAAATAAATCATTGCTAATAACTGGTGGAACTGGTTCATTTGGAAATGCAGTAATGGAACGTTTCCTTGAAACTGATATTAAAGAAGTCCGTATTTTCTCACGTGATGAGAAAAAACAAGAGGACATGCGTAAAAAATATCAAAACGAAAAGTTAAAGTTTTATATTGGGGATGTTCGTGATCAAAACAGTGTGAAAAATGCGATGTATGGTGTAGATTACGTGTTTCACGCGGCTGCTTTAAAACAGGTACCTTCATGTGAATTTTTCCCGTTAGAAGCAGTGAAGACAAATGTCCTCGGAACTGAGAACGTTTTAAATGCCGCAATTGAAATTGGTGTTAAAAAAGTAATCTGCCTTTCAACCGATAAGGCGGCATACCCAATCAACGCAATGGGGATTTCAAAGGCGATGATGGAGAAGGTCTTTGTTGCGAAAGCACGTACGATTGATTCGACTCAAACGTTAATCTGCGGCACTCGTTACGGGAATGTTATGGCTTCTCGTGGATCGGTTATTCCTTTATTCATTGATCAAATTAAAAAAGGTGAGCCATTGACAGTTACGGACCCGAATATGACGCGATTCTTGATGAGCTTAGAAGAAGCGGTGGAACTTGTGGTGTTTGCATTCAATAATGCGGTAGCCGGCGACATCATGGTTCAAAAATCTCCGGCTTCTACGGTTGGTGACTTAGCAATCGCTTTAAAAGAATTATTTGAGGTCGACAATGAAATTAAAGTAATCGGTACACGTCATGGAGAGAAGGCATTCGAGACGTTATTAACGCGAGAAGAACATATTGTTGCAGATGATATGGGTGATTTTTATCGAGTGCCGGCAGATACACGTGATTTAAACTATGATAAGTACTTTAGTGAAGGTGACCAACAGTTGACTCAAGAGGGCGAATATAATTCTAATAATACGGAACGTTTGTCAATCGAACAAATTAAACAACGGTTGCTGACGCTTGACTATGTGAAAACCGAACTCGAGAAGCGAGTAAAAGCATGA
- a CDS encoding polysaccharide biosynthesis C-terminal domain-containing protein, producing MKILITGANGFVGKNLVAELRNQGFNDLLLCTRNTTETELKQYASEAEFVYHLAGINRPKEDKEFEVGNKGFTEKLLTLLSQNPTSPPVIFSSSTQADLANAYGISKKEAESLVISYGQEYKVDVMIYRFPNLFGKWCKPNYNSVVATFCHNISREIPIQVNDLNAELTLAYIDDVIAELINQLEERKAKRALYGEVNPTYKVSLGDLVKLLTSFKESRINLSVPSLNDFFSKKLYSTYLSYLPENQFSYELTMHQDDRGSFTEFIRTPDRGQVSVNISKPGITKGNHWHHTKNEKFLVVSGQGVIRFRKIDTEEVIEYIVSGDKLEVVDIPVGYTHNIENLGETDMVTLMWVNEPFDSNRPDTYYLEV from the coding sequence ATGAAGATTCTCATAACAGGAGCAAACGGATTTGTTGGGAAGAATCTTGTAGCGGAGTTGAGAAATCAGGGGTTCAATGATTTGCTTCTTTGTACGCGAAATACAACTGAAACTGAATTGAAGCAGTATGCATCAGAAGCCGAATTTGTTTATCATCTTGCTGGAATAAACCGACCTAAAGAAGACAAAGAGTTTGAAGTCGGAAACAAAGGATTTACAGAAAAGTTGTTAACTTTACTTTCTCAAAATCCGACATCACCTCCAGTAATATTTTCCTCTTCAACTCAAGCTGACCTTGCAAATGCATATGGTATAAGCAAAAAGGAAGCGGAATCCCTAGTCATTTCTTACGGACAAGAATATAAGGTAGACGTAATGATTTATCGTTTCCCTAACTTGTTTGGGAAATGGTGTAAGCCGAACTATAATAGTGTAGTTGCAACCTTTTGTCACAACATTTCGCGTGAAATACCGATTCAAGTTAATGATTTAAATGCAGAGCTTACGTTGGCGTATATTGATGATGTTATCGCTGAACTAATTAATCAATTGGAAGAGCGAAAAGCGAAGCGTGCGTTATATGGAGAGGTTAACCCTACCTACAAGGTCTCATTAGGCGATTTAGTGAAACTATTAACGTCGTTCAAGGAATCGAGAATTAATTTATCTGTGCCTTCGTTGAATGACTTTTTCAGCAAGAAACTATATAGCACTTACTTAAGTTATTTGCCTGAAAATCAGTTTTCCTATGAATTAACCATGCATCAAGATGATCGTGGATCATTTACGGAGTTTATTCGAACACCGGATAGAGGGCAGGTTTCAGTTAACATCTCAAAACCAGGCATCACGAAGGGGAATCACTGGCACCATACAAAGAACGAAAAATTCCTAGTCGTAAGTGGTCAGGGTGTTATCCGATTTAGAAAAATTGATACAGAAGAAGTCATTGAGTACATCGTAAGTGGTGACAAGCTCGAAGTAGTGGATATCCCGGTTGGGTATACACATAATATTGAAAATTTAGGTGAAACAGATATGGTTACACTCATGTGGGTCAACGAACCATTTGACTCTAATAGACCTGATACATATTATTTGGAGGTTTGA
- the wecB gene encoding non-hydrolyzing UDP-N-acetylglucosamine 2-epimerase, translating into MKKLKVMTIVGTRPEIIRLSATINRLEKSEAIEHILVHTGQNYDYELNEVFFEDFNLRKPDYFLNAATGTATETIGHILIAIDPILEKEQPEAVLILGDTNSCLCAIAAKKRKIPIFHMEAGNRCFDQRVPEETNRKIVDHVADINLTYSSIAREYLLREGLPADQIIKTGSPMYEVLESKRSEIEKSNVLSNLKLKKNMYFLVSAHREENIAIEDNFLNLVNSLNVIAEKYDLPIILSTHPRTRKMIEEKNVVFHKKIKMLKPLGFIEYNNLQINAKVVLSDSGTISEESSILGFKALNIRQSHERPEAMEEASVILAGLEQDRILQGIEIIECKKADKLKMVKDYSMSNVSEKVLRIILSYTDYINRNVWRK; encoded by the coding sequence ATGAAGAAATTAAAAGTTATGACGATTGTTGGAACGAGACCAGAAATTATTCGATTATCTGCTACAATCAATCGTTTAGAAAAATCAGAAGCTATTGAACATATTTTGGTACATACAGGACAGAACTATGATTATGAATTGAATGAAGTGTTTTTTGAAGACTTTAATCTTAGAAAACCAGATTACTTTTTGAATGCTGCTACTGGAACAGCTACAGAAACGATTGGGCACATTTTGATTGCAATTGATCCTATATTAGAGAAAGAACAGCCGGAGGCTGTTCTGATTCTTGGCGATACTAACAGTTGTCTTTGTGCAATCGCTGCAAAGAAACGTAAAATCCCAATTTTTCATATGGAAGCTGGTAATCGTTGCTTCGATCAACGAGTACCCGAAGAAACAAATAGGAAGATTGTAGACCATGTTGCTGATATTAATCTTACGTATAGCAGTATTGCTAGAGAATATCTGTTAAGGGAAGGATTACCTGCTGATCAAATTATTAAAACTGGTAGTCCTATGTATGAAGTACTCGAATCTAAACGAAGTGAGATCGAGAAATCTAATGTGCTATCAAACTTGAAATTAAAAAAGAATATGTATTTTTTAGTTTCTGCACATCGAGAAGAAAATATTGCAATTGAAGATAACTTCTTAAATTTAGTAAACTCATTGAATGTTATTGCAGAGAAATACGATCTTCCAATTATTTTAAGTACTCATCCAAGAACAAGAAAAATGATTGAAGAAAAAAATGTTGTATTTCATAAGAAAATTAAAATGTTGAAGCCGCTAGGTTTTATTGAGTACAACAATCTTCAAATCAATGCAAAAGTAGTGCTAAGCGATAGTGGTACTATAAGTGAGGAATCTTCGATTTTAGGTTTTAAAGCTCTTAATATTAGACAATCTCATGAAAGACCAGAGGCTATGGAAGAAGCTTCAGTTATATTGGCAGGATTAGAACAAGATAGAATCTTACAAGGAATTGAAATTATTGAATGTAAGAAGGCAGATAAATTAAAAATGGTTAAAGACTATAGTATGTCAAATGTATCTGAAAAAGTTCTTAGAATAATTTTGTCGTATACAGATTATATTAACAGAAATGTTTGGAGGAAATAA
- a CDS encoding glycosyltransferase family 2 protein, translating into MKKEPLVSVVIPFYSNVKWLKEALESVQDQTYKNIEVILVDDGSKENTSHILSLYRFNSLLVNKKNGGPASARNLGIEVAKGKYIAFLDSDDLWLSNKLTCQIEEMEKGNLKWSQHSYEMFWEKSKKSKEINTEIYQGDVYKDCFISFRIQTSCVVVLRDLLIGENIRFPIEKRYGQDGFFYMQIAKLHPIGFINGIHSKFRIRGKNAGFRAKVQLNSRAEIWNEIKTNQKLLSILPPSVIRAYKLSYSLNRLTKYLNKNFMKSEKIAELFSKIMYFLPYTIFRIHRRKFIN; encoded by the coding sequence GTGAAGAAAGAACCCTTAGTAAGTGTTGTAATACCATTTTATTCGAATGTAAAATGGCTTAAAGAGGCGTTGGAGAGCGTTCAAGACCAAACATACAAAAATATTGAAGTAATATTAGTGGATGATGGATCTAAAGAGAATACAAGCCATATTTTGAGCTTATATCGTTTTAATTCGCTGTTAGTTAATAAAAAAAATGGAGGACCAGCTTCTGCTAGAAACTTGGGGATTGAAGTAGCTAAAGGAAAATACATTGCTTTTTTAGATTCAGATGATTTATGGCTTTCAAACAAATTAACTTGTCAAATAGAAGAAATGGAGAAGGGAAATTTAAAATGGAGTCAACACTCGTATGAAATGTTCTGGGAGAAGAGTAAAAAATCTAAAGAAATAAACACAGAAATTTATCAAGGAGATGTATATAAAGACTGTTTCATATCTTTTAGAATACAAACGTCCTGCGTTGTGGTATTGAGAGATTTATTAATTGGTGAAAATATTCGCTTTCCTATTGAAAAAAGATACGGGCAGGATGGATTTTTTTATATGCAGATTGCAAAATTACATCCTATAGGATTTATAAATGGGATACATTCTAAGTTTAGAATTAGAGGCAAGAATGCAGGATTCAGAGCGAAAGTCCAATTAAACTCAAGGGCGGAGATATGGAATGAAATAAAAACTAATCAAAAATTGTTGTCAATATTACCCCCGAGTGTTATTCGAGCGTATAAATTATCTTATTCACTTAATAGATTGACAAAATATTTAAATAAGAACTTTATGAAGTCAGAAAAAATCGCAGAGTTATTTTCAAAAATAATGTACTTTTTGCCCTATACTATATTTAGAATTCATAGAAGAAAATTTATTAATTGA
- a CDS encoding IS30 family transposase, whose translation MSYTHLTTAERVKIETYLGLGMSIRSIARRLGRQPSTVSREIRRNPGYTAERAQERYAKAKGNYGAKTKLDDMMRRTIIEKLRATWSPEQIVGRLFDGKIAFSTIYRWIYSGLIDVPVTVLRQKGKRQKPMETRGRFNIGLSIAKRPREVRTRETFGHWELDTVVSGRGKSRACVATFVERKSRFYLALPIADRSAASMEEAIHTVHAAFPAGTFKTATTDRGKEFSCHERVRATLGVPMYFADPYSSWQRGSNENANGLLREFFPKGSDFATVGQGEVVDALAKINGRPRKCLGWKTAHEAFTEEVLRLI comes from the coding sequence ATGAGCTACACCCATCTTACCACAGCCGAACGCGTGAAAATAGAGACCTATCTGGGGCTCGGGATGTCCATCCGGTCCATCGCGAGACGGCTCGGGCGACAGCCCTCGACCGTCTCGCGGGAGATCAGACGGAACCCCGGCTATACGGCCGAACGCGCACAGGAGCGCTACGCCAAGGCGAAGGGAAACTACGGCGCCAAGACGAAGCTCGACGACATGATGCGCCGGACGATCATCGAGAAGCTGCGGGCGACCTGGTCCCCGGAACAGATCGTGGGTCGTCTCTTCGACGGGAAAATCGCCTTCTCGACCATCTATCGTTGGATCTATTCGGGGCTGATCGACGTGCCGGTGACCGTGCTCCGCCAAAAGGGCAAGCGCCAGAAACCGATGGAGACACGTGGTCGGTTCAACATCGGTCTGTCCATCGCCAAACGTCCGAGAGAGGTGCGCACACGCGAGACATTCGGCCACTGGGAGCTCGACACCGTCGTCTCCGGACGAGGGAAATCGAGGGCCTGCGTCGCGACGTTCGTCGAGCGGAAGAGCCGGTTCTACCTCGCGCTGCCGATCGCGGACCGCAGCGCGGCCTCGATGGAGGAGGCGATCCACACGGTCCACGCCGCCTTCCCAGCGGGCACGTTCAAGACGGCGACGACGGACCGGGGCAAGGAGTTCAGCTGTCACGAGCGCGTCCGGGCGACACTAGGCGTGCCGATGTATTTCGCCGACCCGTACTCGTCGTGGCAGCGCGGCAGCAACGAGAACGCCAACGGCCTCCTGCGCGAGTTCTTCCCGAAAGGATCGGACTTCGCGACGGTCGGCCAAGGAGAGGTCGTGGACGCGCTCGCCAAGATCAACGGGCGGCCGAGGAAATGTCTCGGCTGGAAGACCGCACACGAGGCCTTCACGGAGGAAGTGTTGCGCTTAATTTGA
- a CDS encoding lipopolysaccharide biosynthesis protein yields MRNSNLSTAVRKNFKMVFSTQLLVLVFGLITSLILPGIMSVEDFGYWQIYLLYSSYLGIFALGFNDGIYLRYGSYNYYDLPHKQIRTAIRIHIFVLCLFSIIILGGTFLVDDVKKQFIFRFIGLSILIFGINGVFIHILQITNQMKKYSFFSILSKIIMLVVILISFLTQKTNFEILVIGDFVSKVIVITGMIVYNKELWIGENSRILDALKEYTVNVSVGIKLMLAQLMGMLVIGLSRFFVEWLEDVNEYAYYSFGITVTNLVIIFITSISLLLYPSLSRIDANYYPKYYEKINELLRFFNILIPLIYYISILLIPFLFPDYNSVLMYLNILFCIIILQAKMLLLNNTFYKVLRKENSMLKENLNSVLLFLLLTPVLYTLVGGVSSIAMSTLLVMGWRTLASEIYLRKIMKIKNNKSVMADFSFIIFFMFITNNFKIYNSLIIYICFLILILYLKRKMIILLYKNLETKF; encoded by the coding sequence ATGAGGAATAGTAATTTATCTACTGCAGTGAGAAAAAATTTTAAAATGGTTTTTTCTACTCAACTTTTAGTATTAGTATTTGGTTTGATAACCTCGTTGATTCTTCCTGGCATAATGTCTGTTGAAGATTTTGGATATTGGCAAATATATTTACTGTACTCTTCTTATTTAGGGATTTTTGCTCTTGGATTTAATGACGGTATTTATCTACGATACGGAAGTTATAATTACTATGATTTACCTCACAAGCAAATAAGAACTGCAATTCGTATTCATATATTTGTGCTATGTTTATTTTCAATAATAATTTTAGGAGGGACTTTTTTAGTAGATGATGTAAAAAAACAATTTATATTTCGGTTTATAGGTTTAAGTATATTGATATTTGGCATAAATGGTGTTTTTATTCATATACTTCAAATAACGAATCAAATGAAGAAATATAGCTTTTTTTCAATTTTATCTAAGATTATAATGTTGGTAGTTATTCTGATAAGTTTTTTAACTCAAAAGACTAATTTTGAAATTTTAGTGATTGGTGACTTTGTTTCTAAAGTTATTGTTATTACAGGTATGATTGTTTATAATAAAGAACTTTGGATTGGTGAGAATTCTCGTATTTTAGATGCTCTTAAAGAGTATACTGTTAATGTTTCTGTAGGGATAAAGTTGATGTTAGCACAACTTATGGGGATGCTAGTTATTGGTTTAAGTAGATTTTTTGTGGAGTGGCTAGAAGATGTTAATGAATATGCATATTATTCTTTCGGTATAACGGTTACAAATCTAGTAATAATTTTTATTACTTCAATCAGTTTACTTTTATATCCTAGTTTGTCAAGAATTGATGCTAATTATTATCCGAAATATTACGAAAAAATTAATGAGTTACTACGTTTTTTCAATATTTTGATTCCTTTAATTTATTATATATCCATCTTATTGATTCCATTCCTCTTCCCTGACTATAATTCAGTATTAATGTATTTAAATATATTGTTTTGCATAATTATATTGCAAGCGAAAATGTTGCTATTAAATAACACTTTTTACAAAGTATTACGTAAAGAAAACTCAATGCTTAAAGAAAATTTAAACAGTGTCTTGTTATTTTTATTGCTGACGCCAGTACTTTACACTCTTGTAGGAGGAGTATCTAGTATAGCAATGAGTACTTTGTTAGTAATGGGCTGGAGAACTCTCGCATCAGAAATATATTTAAGAAAGATCATGAAAATTAAAAATAATAAAAGTGTAATGGCTGATTTTTCATTTATTATTTTTTTCATGTTTATAACAAATAATTTCAAAATTTATAATTCTCTGATTATATATATATGTTTTTTAATCTTAATTTTATACTTAAAACGAAAAATGATTATATTACTTTATAAAAATCTTGAAACTAAGTTCTAA